The following are from one region of the Pseudodesulfovibrio piezophilus C1TLV30 genome:
- a CDS encoding metallophosphoesterase, producing the protein MTKDLSRRSFLKTGGMALTAGAATLLTNTTSFATPAPKDFGAVRFAVISDPHADIKGKNGMKMSACSMDCVRNTVEALNLDENLAFVMVCGDLLQDGEWENARAVKSALDTLQAPYYVIAGNHDFAPVDTQKHRAGFTYMPIEDFVSYFEGHGYEESGNRHYAHEIVPGLRIIGMDANLPHDPKKWGGIVSADQLEWLDRELTSNKDAMHVIFIHHNLVRWSADELQGGPKQWFTVDNAAEVRAMLEKHANAQVVISGHRHIALNLKELNGINYFVSPSVNTHPMRYTIYDLNQTGISWQTPSVPMTTAQHLEARENLLEATWWRATQFAERNAFNDMEVLSLYENNGMRMGLKTLKK; encoded by the coding sequence ATGACGAAAGATCTATCCCGCCGCTCGTTTCTGAAAACGGGGGGCATGGCCCTGACAGCAGGGGCAGCAACATTGCTGACCAACACCACTTCATTCGCCACCCCAGCCCCAAAAGACTTCGGGGCAGTTCGTTTTGCGGTCATCTCCGACCCTCATGCCGACATCAAGGGAAAAAACGGAATGAAAATGTCCGCCTGTAGCATGGATTGTGTCCGAAACACGGTGGAAGCCCTGAACCTGGATGAAAATCTGGCTTTTGTCATGGTCTGTGGAGACCTGCTTCAGGATGGAGAATGGGAAAATGCGAGAGCAGTCAAATCCGCTTTAGACACCCTGCAAGCTCCCTACTACGTCATAGCCGGGAATCATGACTTCGCCCCCGTTGACACACAGAAGCATCGTGCAGGGTTCACGTACATGCCCATAGAAGATTTTGTGAGCTATTTCGAGGGACACGGCTATGAGGAATCAGGCAATCGCCATTATGCGCACGAAATAGTTCCTGGCCTGCGTATTATTGGCATGGATGCCAATCTGCCCCATGATCCCAAAAAATGGGGAGGGATTGTCAGCGCCGATCAACTCGAATGGCTCGACAGAGAACTTACCAGCAACAAAGATGCAATGCATGTGATCTTTATTCATCACAATCTGGTTCGCTGGTCCGCCGATGAACTTCAAGGCGGGCCCAAGCAATGGTTTACCGTTGACAACGCCGCCGAAGTTCGAGCCATGCTGGAGAAACATGCCAATGCCCAGGTTGTCATCTCCGGGCATCGCCATATCGCCTTGAACCTCAAGGAACTCAATGGAATCAATTATTTTGTTTCGCCATCGGTCAACACCCATCCCATGCGCTACACCATATATGACCTCAATCAGACGGGCATCAGTTGGCAGACTCCTTCCGTCCCGATGACAACAGCGCAACACCTTGAGGCTCGCGAGAACCTGCTGGAAGCAACATGGTGGCGAGCCACACAGTTCGCCGAACGCAATGCGTTCAATGATATGGAGGTCTTATCTCTCTACGAAAACAACGGTATGCGGATGGGATTAAAAACACTCAAGAAATAG
- a CDS encoding universal stress protein produces the protein MKLLVAVDENAYSRYAVSQAARLAANTWPDVVMLAVEKKRSYIAEDDLEQAQAHPKTRLLRRYRADFLEALGSDVDLYSHDENSPFTHTQRAVLEEDTSGRKGFFLHVRSGNPVKAIITEAREAESDCIIIGCHQHEGGWGRGAGVPGKVADAADCSVFVMRESMNPSKVVCCLDHAHVTQESLELINQCVTLYGAQLEVVGILKRGELREDVEAKMGEVLDYYLSRGVQALLRVVDEGSLEAFVEAGGQDDLMALWLTHKSPLQRLLPRHRVASLVNHSSSSILILR, from the coding sequence ATGAAATTACTCGTCGCCGTTGATGAAAATGCCTATAGCCGTTATGCGGTCAGCCAGGCAGCCAGATTGGCCGCCAATACCTGGCCGGATGTAGTCATGCTGGCTGTTGAAAAGAAACGTTCATACATTGCTGAAGATGACTTGGAACAGGCTCAGGCTCATCCCAAGACCAGGCTCTTGCGTCGATACCGAGCTGATTTTCTGGAGGCTTTGGGGTCTGATGTCGATCTGTATAGTCACGATGAAAACAGTCCTTTTACTCACACACAGCGAGCTGTTCTGGAAGAAGATACCTCCGGGCGCAAAGGTTTTTTTCTGCATGTCAGGAGCGGCAATCCGGTGAAGGCGATCATTACCGAGGCCAGGGAAGCAGAAAGTGATTGTATCATTATCGGGTGTCACCAGCACGAGGGAGGCTGGGGACGAGGCGCGGGTGTGCCGGGTAAGGTTGCGGATGCTGCTGACTGCTCTGTCTTTGTCATGCGTGAGAGCATGAATCCTTCCAAAGTCGTCTGCTGCCTGGATCATGCCCATGTTACTCAGGAATCCCTTGAGCTTATCAATCAATGTGTGACTTTGTACGGTGCTCAATTAGAGGTCGTCGGCATCCTGAAGCGCGGAGAACTGCGAGAGGATGTGGAAGCAAAGATGGGCGAGGTTCTTGATTATTATCTGAGCCGTGGTGTGCAGGCACTGCTCCGAGTGGTTGATGAAGGTTCTTTGGAGGCATTTGTTGAAGCCGGAGGTCAGGATGATCTCATGGCTTTATGGTTGACTCACAAGTCTCCTTTGCAGCGGCTCTTGCCACGTCATCGAGTGGCTTCTCTGGTGAATCATTCTTCCTCTTCCATCCTGATCTTGCGCTGA
- a CDS encoding TIGR02186 family protein, producing the protein MKNILFNCMMVLAALVLLCPAASAETSLTIRPNLVGIGTNFNGTDLSISGTVPEGTAAVIRLMGEPRDEFFKEKGKALGVLWMNLKTVEIKGVPDVFLMGTDGVSTIDWEHSDLGFKAVKGETDDLVFDEFIKLMENDGFYEVEKDVVQYKPAANRQRGFTASLSIPSAMHQGIYRVEVLAVKDGQVMGVASEELHTKLTGLPAMLSVFAFDHSLLYGVAAVLIAILAGLAMSLLFKERGGAH; encoded by the coding sequence ATGAAAAATATTCTCTTCAACTGCATGATGGTCCTGGCTGCTCTGGTATTGCTGTGTCCAGCCGCTTCCGCTGAAACATCCTTGACAATCAGGCCGAATCTGGTCGGTATCGGGACCAATTTCAACGGGACAGATCTGTCCATCTCAGGCACGGTACCCGAAGGGACTGCCGCAGTGATTCGTCTCATGGGCGAGCCTCGCGATGAATTCTTCAAGGAGAAAGGCAAGGCCTTGGGTGTTCTGTGGATGAATCTCAAGACTGTCGAAATCAAAGGAGTACCGGATGTCTTTCTGATGGGGACAGATGGTGTCAGCACCATCGATTGGGAGCACTCCGACCTTGGCTTCAAGGCTGTGAAAGGCGAGACCGATGATCTTGTTTTCGATGAGTTTATCAAACTTATGGAGAATGACGGGTTTTATGAAGTAGAAAAGGATGTTGTTCAATACAAACCTGCGGCAAATAGACAGCGGGGCTTCACGGCGTCACTTTCCATTCCTTCAGCCATGCATCAGGGCATTTACAGGGTAGAAGTTCTGGCTGTCAAAGACGGTCAGGTCATGGGAGTCGCTTCGGAAGAATTGCATACCAAGTTGACAGGTTTGCCTGCCATGCTGTCTGTATTCGCATTCGACCATTCCCTGTTGTATGGTGTCGCCGCCGTTCTTATCGCTATTCTGGCCGGTCTTGCCATGAGTCTGCTTTTCAAAGAACGCGGAGGCGCTCATTAG
- a CDS encoding methyl-accepting chemotaxis protein — protein sequence MLNLTLKTKMKISLAVCIGVILVSLPIMVNALNNIHTHWSSYTSNAVVRQKLLMQIKEQFGYGGIIHNFKNYVLRGQPKFKERIQNNQTQILGYLDQYRTLGLTPVEEEALDKIKGVMQNYFSNVALVETMWAEGKSPKEVDGVVKISDTPAFEGFEVLNKGFNSMEGRLILGVDNCIAQVTWASGITIVLLVLLVLAANLLLRIVVRDIRLVSLWASQVDRDIYYSGELGFKRDDELGDLADSVRGMASKLTGVIRDIVAVSEKVSACSDTLSVSTEEIAKGADQQAASVEEISASMEQMTGNIGQNAENAKSTDDIARDSGGRALECGEAVAMTVSAMKEIAEKISIIEEIARQTNLLALNAAIEAARAGEHGKGFAVVAAEVRKLAERSGVAATEISELSINSVNVADKAGRMLSTLVPDIEKTAELVQEINISSNEQNSGAEQVNSAIQILDEVIQRNATVSKQTADTAQDLVAQADLLEDILQRFGGGQNSRPAPIVKTVRNPAALPQGGIEIDM from the coding sequence ATGCTGAATCTGACACTGAAAACCAAAATGAAAATAAGTTTGGCTGTATGTATTGGAGTCATTCTTGTTTCTCTGCCGATTATGGTCAACGCACTGAACAATATCCACACGCATTGGAGTTCGTATACCTCAAACGCGGTCGTTCGTCAGAAGTTGCTCATGCAGATCAAAGAGCAATTCGGATATGGTGGTATCATTCACAATTTCAAAAATTATGTTTTACGGGGACAACCCAAGTTCAAGGAGCGTATTCAGAATAATCAAACCCAAATTCTCGGGTATTTGGACCAGTATCGTACCTTGGGGCTGACACCTGTGGAAGAAGAGGCTCTGGATAAGATCAAAGGGGTCATGCAAAACTATTTTTCCAATGTGGCCCTTGTGGAAACAATGTGGGCCGAAGGGAAAAGCCCTAAGGAAGTGGATGGCGTTGTCAAGATCAGCGATACCCCTGCGTTTGAGGGGTTCGAGGTGCTTAACAAAGGATTTAACTCCATGGAAGGCAGGCTTATCCTGGGTGTGGACAATTGTATTGCTCAAGTCACTTGGGCGAGCGGGATAACCATTGTCCTGTTGGTGCTTCTTGTCCTCGCTGCCAATCTTCTTCTACGGATTGTTGTTCGGGACATAAGACTTGTTTCTCTTTGGGCATCTCAGGTGGATAGGGACATTTACTATTCTGGTGAACTTGGTTTTAAACGCGATGATGAATTGGGAGATTTGGCGGATTCTGTTCGTGGGATGGCCTCCAAGCTCACAGGAGTCATTCGTGATATTGTGGCAGTTTCTGAAAAAGTAAGCGCATGCAGTGACACTCTTTCTGTCTCAACTGAAGAGATTGCCAAGGGGGCGGATCAGCAAGCCGCCAGTGTTGAAGAGATATCTGCGTCAATGGAACAAATGACGGGAAACATCGGACAGAATGCGGAGAATGCGAAAAGCACGGATGATATAGCCAGAGATTCCGGAGGCAGGGCTCTTGAATGTGGAGAAGCAGTAGCCATGACCGTCAGTGCCATGAAAGAAATCGCTGAGAAAATATCCATCATCGAAGAGATTGCTCGGCAAACGAACTTACTGGCGCTCAACGCAGCCATTGAAGCGGCCAGGGCAGGGGAGCATGGCAAAGGGTTTGCCGTGGTCGCGGCTGAAGTTCGCAAGTTGGCAGAGCGAAGTGGAGTGGCTGCCACGGAAATCAGCGAACTCTCGATCAACAGTGTGAATGTTGCGGATAAGGCCGGGCGCATGTTGTCCACACTGGTGCCTGATATTGAAAAGACCGCAGAGTTGGTGCAGGAAATTAATATCTCAAGCAATGAGCAGAACTCTGGTGCAGAGCAGGTCAATTCCGCCATTCAAATTTTGGATGAAGTGATCCAACGGAACGCGACTGTTTCAAAGCAAACAGCGGATACGGCTCAGGACCTTGTCGCACAGGCTGATTTGCTTGAGGATATTCTTCAAAGGTTTGGCGGCGGTCAAAATTCCCGTCCTGCTCCCATTGTCAAGACGGTGCGAAATCCTGCGGCGTTGCCACAGGGAGGTATTGAAATCGATATGTAG
- a CDS encoding response regulator, with protein sequence MTTSTKTSILILDDEPIVCKRLQPALEKMGYEVESFYESAKAMVRIQERDFDIVVTDLKMEGIDGMQFLAEVKKRSPSTEVIVITGFATMDTAKESMRKGVFDFLAKPFKLGEIQEVIRKAEEHIRKGE encoded by the coding sequence ATGACCACCTCAACAAAGACGAGTATTCTCATCCTCGATGACGAACCAATCGTTTGCAAACGGCTTCAACCTGCACTGGAAAAGATGGGGTACGAAGTCGAAAGCTTTTATGAGAGTGCCAAAGCAATGGTCCGAATTCAGGAACGGGATTTTGACATTGTTGTCACCGACCTGAAAATGGAAGGAATCGATGGGATGCAGTTTCTTGCCGAAGTGAAGAAACGTTCACCATCCACCGAGGTTATCGTTATTACAGGCTTCGCCACGATGGATACTGCCAAGGAATCCATGCGCAAGGGCGTTTTCGATTTTCTGGCAAAGCCGTTCAAGCTTGGTGAAATCCAGGAAGTCATTCGGAAGGCGGAAGAACACATCCGCAAAGGTGAATAA
- a CDS encoding PEP/pyruvate-binding domain-containing protein has product MNRVFDYIRTRLLPGRQRERRSLAALFSHFQRVLELNNRTLTTIASMHSKLGGGYIFDLQYLRSSKQYMVDTARELLDAFDAMAPGKYPELYASFRDIRSKLESELERRPILPDVMVIPFEDIGPKDMDAVGAKNTRLGIIAKTSSVTVPSGFAVTTSAYLLFMEHNGLGETIKGYEEAWRAGNLPAKDASDTIQALILAGTIPTRLRRALNRESDALRRKLDDKDVRFAVRSSAWGEDGALSFAGQYDSYLNVTSEGLLDAYKKVLASTFSPSAMEYRREYDFKPDEVYMAVSVQGMVQARTSGVMYSLSPVNPKMNCIDIAGVWGLGAPVVSGKVKVDRFAVSRDSGHAVLSESIAEKPLAQYGQPGGSVEMEPVPEDLQAVPSLSSEEIHLLAVTAMRLEQYFKKPQDIEYAFDQDGALVVLQARPLRIAVCDDAQSPELSDALKAYPVLLSGEGDVGQQGVGAGPVFVAWEGRDLETFPDGALLVAHVSSPQYASILHRASGVVTDIGSPLGHMATIAREYRVPSLLNASRATMVLQEGEMVTLDAEQKTVYQGLVKELKLHDFMCDRMEETYEYRLLRRMLKLIEPLNLFDPTAGNFTPQGCQTLHDIARFIHEKSVEILTDIPNASAAGEACPGGRLELPVPLDLVVLDIGGGLAPECAGGLHGLRTRRTIRLDQVESTTLHSFVNGMTLDGVWQSTPVPVDFSSFMSSMTRTFSTDTTGAQRIGQNLAVISNQYLHLSLKLGYHFTMIDCYESVDGVRNVVQFRFAGGVTGVTRRSRRAKFLSNVLKTYDFSVTVKEDLVVARAKGRVAQDVHWLMYILGVVVAYTRQLDVSMVNDAQVLEHCEEFERIVNQAISN; this is encoded by the coding sequence ATGAACAGGGTGTTCGACTATATTCGCACTCGATTGCTGCCGGGGCGGCAAAGGGAACGACGTTCCCTGGCCGCCCTGTTCAGCCATTTTCAGCGTGTACTGGAATTGAACAATCGAACCCTGACGACGATCGCCTCGATGCACAGCAAACTCGGCGGTGGCTATATATTTGATCTGCAATATTTGCGCAGTTCCAAACAGTATATGGTGGACACGGCTCGTGAATTGCTTGATGCGTTCGATGCCATGGCACCCGGAAAGTATCCTGAATTGTACGCGAGTTTTCGGGATATCCGTTCCAAGCTGGAAAGCGAACTGGAGCGCCGTCCTATTCTCCCTGATGTCATGGTCATTCCATTTGAAGACATCGGTCCCAAAGACATGGATGCTGTGGGAGCGAAGAATACCAGATTGGGGATAATCGCCAAAACCTCTTCGGTGACAGTGCCGTCCGGCTTCGCAGTGACCACTTCCGCATATCTTTTGTTCATGGAACATAATGGACTGGGAGAGACGATCAAAGGCTATGAAGAGGCTTGGCGCGCCGGTAATCTTCCGGCCAAGGATGCGTCCGATACAATTCAGGCATTGATTCTGGCAGGGACAATTCCAACGCGGTTGCGAAGAGCCTTGAACAGGGAAAGTGATGCCTTGCGTCGGAAACTCGATGACAAGGATGTCCGGTTTGCCGTTCGTAGCAGCGCATGGGGAGAGGACGGAGCCCTGTCCTTTGCCGGTCAGTATGACAGTTATCTCAATGTGACGTCAGAGGGATTGCTTGATGCATACAAAAAGGTGTTGGCGAGTACCTTTTCCCCATCGGCCATGGAGTATCGGCGAGAATACGATTTCAAACCAGATGAAGTCTATATGGCTGTTTCGGTGCAGGGCATGGTTCAGGCCAGAACCAGTGGCGTGATGTATAGTCTGTCGCCGGTCAATCCCAAGATGAATTGTATAGACATCGCTGGAGTCTGGGGGCTGGGTGCCCCTGTGGTTTCGGGGAAGGTCAAGGTGGACCGATTTGCAGTCTCCCGAGACTCCGGCCATGCGGTTTTGTCCGAGTCGATCGCTGAAAAGCCTTTGGCTCAATATGGCCAGCCGGGTGGTTCCGTGGAGATGGAACCTGTGCCGGAGGATTTGCAGGCCGTTCCGAGTCTTTCTTCGGAGGAGATTCATTTATTGGCTGTCACAGCAATGCGGCTGGAGCAGTATTTCAAAAAACCGCAGGATATTGAATACGCCTTTGATCAGGATGGAGCGCTTGTTGTTCTTCAGGCCCGGCCTTTGAGGATTGCCGTATGTGATGATGCCCAGTCCCCGGAGTTGAGCGACGCACTGAAAGCGTACCCGGTCTTGCTCAGTGGTGAGGGAGATGTCGGACAGCAGGGAGTCGGCGCTGGTCCAGTCTTTGTCGCCTGGGAAGGACGAGACCTTGAGACTTTTCCTGATGGCGCTCTTCTTGTGGCTCATGTCTCATCGCCTCAATATGCTTCGATTTTACACCGCGCTTCAGGGGTTGTTACTGACATAGGCTCCCCTTTGGGGCACATGGCAACCATTGCCCGCGAGTACCGCGTCCCGTCGCTGCTCAATGCCAGCCGGGCCACTATGGTTTTGCAGGAAGGGGAGATGGTCACACTCGATGCCGAGCAGAAGACCGTCTATCAGGGGTTGGTCAAAGAATTGAAGCTCCATGATTTCATGTGTGACCGTATGGAGGAGACCTATGAGTATCGGTTATTGAGAAGAATGCTCAAGCTCATAGAGCCCTTGAACCTTTTTGACCCGACCGCAGGGAATTTCACTCCTCAGGGATGTCAGACGCTCCATGATATAGCTCGATTCATTCATGAAAAATCAGTGGAAATACTGACAGATATCCCTAATGCATCCGCAGCTGGGGAAGCGTGTCCTGGCGGGCGTCTGGAGCTTCCGGTTCCACTGGATTTGGTGGTGCTTGATATCGGCGGCGGACTTGCTCCGGAGTGTGCCGGTGGCTTGCATGGCCTGAGGACTCGGCGGACCATCCGGCTGGATCAGGTGGAATCTACTACGCTGCATTCCTTTGTGAACGGAATGACTCTGGATGGTGTCTGGCAGTCGACCCCGGTGCCGGTGGATTTTTCCAGTTTCATGTCGAGTATGACCCGTACTTTTTCGACCGACACGACCGGGGCGCAAAGGATTGGACAGAATCTTGCGGTTATTTCCAATCAATATCTGCACTTGAGTCTCAAGCTTGGATACCATTTTACCATGATTGATTGCTATGAAAGTGTTGATGGCGTGAGAAATGTTGTTCAATTCCGTTTTGCCGGGGGGGTCACAGGAGTGACCAGGCGATCTCGTCGTGCCAAATTCCTTTCAAATGTCCTGAAGACATACGATTTTTCCGTGACTGTCAAAGAAGATCTGGTCGTGGCACGGGCCAAGGGACGAGTCGCTCAGGATGTTCACTGGCTGATGTATATTCTCGGCGTCGTGGTGGCATACACCCGGCAATTGGATGTCTCCATGGTCAATGACGCTCAGGTATTGGAACACTGCGAAGAATTTGAACGCATCGTCAATCAGGCGATAAGTAATTAA